In one window of Tumebacillus algifaecis DNA:
- the spoIIIAF gene encoding stage III sporulation protein AF — MIEFLSEWMRGLILVIFLAVVLDMILPNNAMQRYVKLVMGLLIILLMLSPLLKMYGTSVYEIDFALDKLLAKEGAGKMQSIDQITAQGLSLQDQQSNRTVEQWKAMLSDHVKQVIEQEHAVTVDAVEARIAQDAAGKPTALDYLAVIVMSKQEKGAIKPIQEVVPVIIGGGGGQEVQKTPPGEQNATTAAILQQLSREYQLPASKISVIWQDAQGG, encoded by the coding sequence ATGATCGAATTTTTGAGTGAGTGGATGCGGGGCTTGATTCTCGTCATTTTCCTCGCCGTGGTGCTCGACATGATCCTGCCCAACAATGCGATGCAGCGCTACGTGAAGCTGGTGATGGGCCTGTTGATCATCCTGCTGATGCTAAGCCCGTTGCTGAAAATGTACGGCACCTCCGTTTACGAGATCGACTTTGCGCTCGACAAACTGCTTGCTAAGGAGGGAGCTGGGAAGATGCAGAGCATCGATCAGATCACCGCACAGGGTCTCTCCCTGCAAGATCAGCAGTCGAATCGCACCGTCGAGCAGTGGAAGGCGATGCTGTCTGACCATGTAAAACAGGTGATTGAACAGGAGCATGCGGTGACGGTCGATGCGGTGGAAGCGCGCATCGCTCAAGATGCGGCTGGGAAGCCGACCGCTCTCGATTATCTGGCGGTGATCGTCATGTCCAAACAGGAAAAGGGCGCGATCAAGCCGATACAGGAGGTCGTTCCAGTCATCATCGGCGGCGGTGGGGGGCAGGAGGTGCAGAAAACGCCGCCTGGCGAGCAAAACGCGACAACAGCCGCGATCTTGCAGCAACTTTCCCGAGAATATCAGTTGCCCGCATCGAAGATCAGCGTGATTTGGCAAGACGCGCAAGGGGGGTGA
- the accB gene encoding acetyl-CoA carboxylase biotin carboxyl carrier protein: MFKLNEIRELVRLLDETSIAEFNYEIEGAKLSIKKTTEGVQVLAPVVQAVQAAPVAAPVAVAPVQEAAPAPAAAAAPAEAAAQKAVDPSLHKIVSPMVGTFYSSPAPDADAYVKANARVEEKTIVCIVEAMKLMNEIEADVRGEIVEVLVENGQLVEYGQPLFLVKVD, translated from the coding sequence ATGTTCAAACTCAATGAAATCCGCGAATTGGTGCGTCTGCTCGATGAGACGAGCATCGCCGAATTCAACTACGAAATAGAAGGTGCTAAACTTTCGATTAAGAAGACGACAGAAGGAGTACAAGTTCTTGCTCCGGTCGTACAAGCAGTACAAGCAGCTCCGGTTGCAGCTCCTGTAGCAGTAGCTCCGGTTCAAGAGGCAGCTCCGGCTCCGGCCGCTGCAGCAGCTCCTGCAGAAGCAGCAGCGCAAAAAGCGGTAGATCCTTCCCTACATAAGATCGTTTCTCCGATGGTCGGAACGTTCTATAGCTCGCCGGCTCCGGATGCAGACGCGTATGTAAAAGCGAATGCACGCGTCGAGGAAAAAACGATCGTCTGCATCGTCGAAGCGATGAAGCTGATGAACGAAATCGAAGCGGACGTCCGCGGCGAGATTGTCGAAGTTTTGGTTGAGAACGGTCAACTGGTTGAATACGGTCAACCGCTTTTCTTGGTAAAGGTTGACTAG
- a CDS encoding Asp23/Gls24 family envelope stress response protein, producing the protein MNMEYDNTDVGNIRIANEVIEIIAGLAATEVRGVAGMSGGVVGGIAELLGRKNLAKGVKVEVGQKQCAVDVSIVADYGVRIPEVAGEIQDNIKRAIESMTGLEVVEVNVHVLGVTFKNKDEDNGNKDEERALQLPPSRVL; encoded by the coding sequence ATGAATATGGAGTATGACAACACCGATGTGGGCAACATTCGCATTGCGAACGAAGTGATCGAGATCATCGCAGGTCTTGCCGCGACCGAAGTCCGAGGCGTAGCCGGGATGTCGGGCGGCGTGGTCGGCGGTATCGCTGAACTGCTAGGGCGCAAGAACCTTGCCAAAGGGGTCAAAGTTGAAGTCGGACAGAAACAATGTGCGGTTGATGTATCGATCGTAGCTGACTACGGTGTGCGCATTCCGGAAGTAGCAGGCGAGATTCAAGACAACATCAAGCGTGCGATCGAAAGCATGACCGGCCTTGAAGTTGTTGAAGTCAACGTTCACGTGCTTGGCGTTACCTTCAAGAACAAGGATGAAGATAACGGAAACAAGGACGAAGAAAGAGCGCTGCAACTTCCGCCGAGTCGGGTGCTGTAA
- the nusB gene encoding transcription antitermination factor NusB — MSRRTSREFALQGLFQIDVAKADVREAIEHVLEQEGAEIDPMFVRDLVNGTTKHVEKIDAVLSKHTTGWDLKRMANVDRNLLRMALYEMLFHEETPTSVVLDEAIDMAKAFSTPDSGKFVNGVLAKIVPEVDGLRGDFVRQE; from the coding sequence ATGAGCCGTAGAACTTCTCGTGAGTTTGCATTACAAGGTTTATTCCAAATTGATGTCGCCAAAGCGGATGTTCGTGAAGCGATTGAGCATGTATTGGAGCAGGAAGGTGCGGAAATCGACCCCATGTTCGTGCGCGATCTGGTGAACGGAACCACGAAGCATGTGGAGAAAATTGACGCGGTGCTGAGCAAACATACGACTGGCTGGGATTTGAAACGGATGGCGAACGTTGATCGCAACCTCTTGCGCATGGCGCTTTACGAAATGCTGTTTCACGAAGAGACGCCGACTTCGGTTGTGCTCGACGAAGCAATCGACATGGCCAAGGCGTTCTCGACCCCTGACTCAGGCAAATTTGTAAACGGCGTGCTGGCTAAGATCGTTCCGGAAGTGGACGGGCTGCGCGGCGATTTTGTAAGGCAGGAGTAA
- the amaP gene encoding alkaline shock response membrane anchor protein AmaP yields MKLIPRMILWLYALGVAAACVVVLLQYAGFELLGRHFMIYEDGAAAAVIFLLLSIFFLIYRSKQGDHEPQTITHQLDHGDLKISYDTLEQLSLKAASRVRGISDIKARVHMNEGGTMRIAIKFSIEAGLEITKTTAELQSSVKDFVELTTGIPVEQVTVYVLELAQQTQAQVVKKRVE; encoded by the coding sequence TTGAAATTAATTCCACGTATGATCCTTTGGCTGTATGCGCTCGGGGTCGCGGCAGCCTGTGTTGTCGTCCTGTTGCAATACGCGGGCTTTGAATTGCTCGGCAGGCATTTTATGATCTACGAGGACGGCGCGGCCGCAGCGGTAATCTTCTTACTGCTCTCAATTTTCTTTTTGATTTACCGCTCGAAGCAGGGTGATCATGAGCCGCAGACGATCACGCATCAGTTGGACCATGGGGATCTCAAGATCTCTTATGACACCTTGGAGCAGTTATCGCTCAAGGCAGCATCACGCGTGCGTGGCATCTCGGATATTAAAGCCCGCGTGCACATGAATGAAGGCGGAACGATGCGCATCGCGATCAAGTTTTCGATCGAGGCGGGCCTGGAGATTACGAAGACGACCGCAGAGCTTCAAAGCTCGGTGAAAGACTTTGTTGAGCTGACAACCGGTATTCCGGTTGAACAGGTGACGGTCTATGTGTTGGAACTCGCGCAGCAGACACAGGCACAAGTCGTCAAGAAGCGGGTGGAATAA
- the accC gene encoding acetyl-CoA carboxylase biotin carboxylase subunit, whose protein sequence is MFHKVLIANRGEIAVRVIRACKELGIPTVAIYSEPDREALHVKMADEAYCVGPTLSRDSYLNIKNILSLATSIGVDAIHPGYGFLAENSDFAEFCKACGITFIGPSVEAIEKMGDKAVAKDTMKKAGVPIVPGTDGLVEDLDEALKIADEIGYPIIIKATAGGGGKGIRIANSKDELARLIQMAQTEAQTAFGNAGVYLEKFITSMRHVEIQVMGDSHGNAIHFGERDCSIQRRMQKLIEEAPSPALTPDKRNEMGMAAVAAAKAVNYCGAGTIEFIYDEGGNFYFMEMNTRIQVEHPVTEMITGIDLIKEQIRVAAGLPLSLTQEEVVFDGWAIECRINAEDPDKNFMPNPGKIIDYLPPGGFGVRVDSAAFPGYTVTPFYDSMIAKLIVWAPSREEAIFRMERALSEFTISGIKTTIPFHQKVLRHEKFIEGDVTTKFLEMYPLS, encoded by the coding sequence ATGTTTCATAAAGTGCTGATTGCTAACCGTGGTGAAATTGCGGTGCGCGTGATTCGCGCCTGCAAAGAGCTGGGCATCCCGACCGTCGCGATCTATTCGGAGCCGGACCGGGAAGCTTTGCATGTGAAGATGGCGGATGAAGCATACTGCGTAGGACCGACCTTATCCAGAGACTCCTACCTGAACATCAAGAATATCCTGTCGCTTGCCACTTCGATCGGCGTTGATGCGATCCATCCGGGCTACGGCTTCTTAGCTGAGAACTCCGATTTTGCTGAGTTCTGTAAAGCATGCGGCATCACCTTCATCGGTCCGAGCGTGGAAGCGATCGAGAAGATGGGGGATAAGGCTGTCGCGAAAGACACGATGAAAAAAGCGGGCGTACCGATCGTACCGGGCACCGACGGCCTCGTGGAAGATCTCGATGAGGCGTTGAAGATCGCCGACGAGATCGGATACCCGATCATTATCAAAGCAACTGCAGGCGGTGGCGGGAAAGGTATCCGCATCGCGAATTCGAAGGATGAGTTGGCTCGCCTGATTCAGATGGCTCAGACCGAAGCGCAGACCGCTTTTGGCAACGCGGGCGTCTATTTGGAGAAATTCATCACCTCGATGCGCCATGTGGAGATTCAGGTGATGGGCGACTCGCATGGCAATGCGATCCACTTTGGTGAACGCGACTGCTCGATCCAACGCCGGATGCAGAAGCTGATCGAAGAAGCACCGTCTCCGGCATTGACGCCAGACAAGCGCAACGAGATGGGCATGGCGGCGGTCGCAGCAGCAAAAGCGGTCAATTACTGCGGTGCTGGCACGATCGAGTTCATCTATGATGAAGGCGGCAATTTCTATTTCATGGAGATGAACACGCGGATTCAGGTGGAGCATCCGGTGACCGAGATGATCACCGGCATCGACCTGATCAAAGAACAGATCCGTGTGGCAGCAGGTCTGCCGCTTTCGCTTACCCAGGAAGAAGTGGTGTTTGACGGATGGGCGATCGAATGCCGCATCAACGCCGAAGATCCCGACAAGAACTTCATGCCGAATCCGGGTAAGATCATCGACTACTTGCCGCCGGGCGGCTTTGGAGTGCGCGTGGACAGCGCAGCGTTCCCAGGTTACACGGTCACGCCGTTCTACGATTCGATGATCGCGAAACTGATTGTCTGGGCACCGAGCCGTGAAGAAGCGATTTTCCGCATGGAGCGCGCCTTGAGTGAATTTACAATCAGCGGTATCAAAACGACGATTCCTTTCCACCAAAAGGTGCTACGTCACGAGAAGTTTATCGAAGGCGATGTCACCACCAAGTTTCTTGAGATGTATCCTTTGTCATAA
- the xseA gene encoding exodeoxyribonuclease VII large subunit, producing the protein MLQTREHVPSVSELTARIKGMFEADEGLQNCLVRGEISNFTHHSKGHMYFTLKDSQSRIKSVMFAGNNRSLKFIPKEGMKVIAHGYVSVFDRDGAYQLYVDDLQPDGLGSLFLAFQQLKEQLEREGLFDPLRKKPIPKYPRVVGVITSPTGAAVRDIITTIRRRYPVAHILLHPVIVQGPSAAASVAEAIVSMNELAEADVLIVGRGGGSLEELWAFNEEPVVRAIDASLIPIISAVGHETDTTLADFAADMRAATPTAAAEIAVPNLYDLKQHVEQLTARMHRALDGRMREAKQRLRRIESSTVFTRPTHQLQQWQQVVDNAEDRLQLALTKLANSGARQLSHLEGRLLQTSPIERAKRMEQTLLYTVELLQRATADRVGKEQVKFERLLDKLDVLSPLSVMKRGYSLTYTGDKKRLINSIDNVQLGDKVQVRVQDGWIDCTVWGLEEE; encoded by the coding sequence ATGCTGCAAACGAGAGAACACGTTCCATCCGTTTCTGAACTGACGGCGAGAATCAAAGGGATGTTTGAAGCGGATGAAGGATTGCAAAACTGTTTAGTACGGGGTGAAATTTCTAACTTCACCCATCATAGCAAAGGTCATATGTATTTTACGCTCAAAGATTCGCAAAGCCGGATTAAGAGCGTGATGTTCGCAGGAAACAATCGCTCTTTAAAATTCATCCCCAAGGAAGGGATGAAGGTGATCGCACACGGCTATGTGTCGGTGTTCGACCGTGATGGGGCCTACCAACTCTATGTTGATGATCTTCAACCGGACGGACTCGGATCGCTTTTTTTGGCCTTTCAGCAGTTGAAGGAGCAGTTGGAGCGAGAAGGTCTCTTCGATCCGCTACGAAAGAAGCCGATTCCGAAATATCCGCGCGTGGTCGGGGTCATCACCTCCCCGACGGGGGCAGCGGTGCGCGACATCATCACCACGATTCGCCGCCGTTATCCGGTCGCACACATTTTATTGCATCCGGTCATCGTGCAGGGACCGAGCGCTGCCGCCTCGGTTGCTGAGGCGATCGTTTCGATGAACGAACTGGCAGAAGCGGACGTGCTGATCGTCGGACGGGGTGGCGGTTCATTAGAGGAACTGTGGGCGTTTAACGAAGAGCCGGTGGTGCGGGCAATCGATGCCTCGCTGATCCCAATCATTTCGGCGGTAGGACATGAGACAGATACGACGTTGGCCGACTTTGCGGCCGACATGCGCGCCGCAACCCCGACGGCTGCCGCTGAGATCGCCGTGCCCAATCTGTATGATCTCAAACAGCATGTGGAGCAGTTGACGGCACGGATGCATCGCGCGTTAGACGGACGGATGCGTGAGGCAAAACAGCGCCTGCGACGCATCGAATCATCGACCGTTTTCACCCGTCCGACTCATCAGTTGCAGCAATGGCAGCAGGTGGTTGACAACGCGGAGGACCGCTTGCAACTCGCCCTGACCAAGTTGGCCAACTCGGGCGCCCGTCAATTGTCGCACTTAGAAGGTCGATTGTTGCAAACAAGTCCGATCGAGCGGGCGAAGCGGATGGAGCAGACGTTGCTGTACACGGTGGAGCTCTTGCAGCGCGCGACAGCAGACCGGGTTGGCAAGGAGCAGGTTAAATTTGAGCGCCTGCTCGACAAATTGGACGTGCTAAGTCCGCTGTCGGTGATGAAGCGCGGCTATTCCCTGACCTACACCGGGGACAAAAAGCGGCTGATCAACAGCATCGACAACGTGCAGTTGGGTGACAAGGTGCAGGTGCGCGTTCAAGACGGCTGGATCGATTGCACGGTTTGGGGATTGGAGGAGGAGTAA
- a CDS encoding NAD(P)/FAD-dependent oxidoreductase has product MTELKHDEQLYDITIIGGGPCGLFTSFYAGIRDAKTKIIDSLPQLGGQLAELYPEKYIYDVAGFPKVLARDLVNNLKEQSAQYNPTVCLNERVIGLKKLEDGTFELTTNSTVHLSKTVIITAGIGAFTPRSLPAENTKDFEGKGIHYFIDNLQSHKGKKALVVGGGDSAVDYALMLEEVCEKVTLIHRRDQFRAHEESVKKLYDSSIDVKVFNELKSVHGDGALEKAVLINNKDKSTEEIDANLIIGALGFSASLGPIMEWGLEIEDSMIVVNTKMETNIPGVYAAGDIVTYPGKVKLIATGFGEAPTAVNNAKMFFDPNAKLHPGHSSNRKE; this is encoded by the coding sequence ATGACCGAACTGAAACATGACGAACAGTTGTATGATATTACGATCATAGGCGGCGGCCCTTGCGGTTTATTTACCTCGTTTTATGCAGGAATTCGTGATGCGAAGACCAAGATCATCGATTCGCTCCCGCAACTTGGCGGCCAATTGGCCGAGCTGTATCCAGAAAAATATATTTATGACGTAGCGGGCTTCCCGAAAGTTTTGGCGCGCGACCTCGTCAACAACTTGAAAGAGCAATCGGCCCAATACAATCCGACCGTCTGCTTGAATGAGCGAGTCATCGGTCTCAAGAAGTTGGAAGACGGCACGTTTGAATTGACGACCAATTCGACTGTGCATCTTTCGAAGACGGTCATTATCACCGCAGGCATTGGCGCCTTCACCCCGCGCTCTCTGCCGGCTGAGAACACCAAGGACTTCGAAGGCAAAGGCATCCACTATTTCATCGACAACTTGCAAAGCCACAAAGGCAAAAAAGCATTGGTTGTCGGCGGTGGCGATTCGGCGGTTGACTATGCGCTGATGCTCGAAGAAGTTTGTGAAAAAGTGACCTTGATTCACCGCCGCGACCAGTTCCGCGCACATGAAGAGTCGGTGAAGAAACTGTACGATTCTTCGATCGACGTCAAAGTCTTCAATGAACTGAAGTCTGTTCACGGTGATGGTGCGCTTGAGAAAGCGGTACTGATCAACAACAAGGACAAATCGACCGAAGAGATCGATGCGAACTTGATCATCGGTGCATTGGGCTTCTCCGCATCGCTCGGCCCGATTATGGAGTGGGGGCTGGAAATTGAAGACAGCATGATCGTGGTCAACACCAAGATGGAGACCAACATTCCAGGGGTCTACGCGGCAGGGGACATTGTCACCTACCCAGGCAAAGTGAAGCTGATCGCGACCGGTTTTGGTGAAGCTCCGACTGCGGTCAACAATGCGAAAATGTTCTTCGACCCGAATGCAAAATTGCACCCGGGCCACTCTTCCAACCGCAAGGAATAG
- a CDS encoding Kae1-like domain-containing protein, whose translation MYVLGIDTSNYTTSICLIDEAGQIVQEERKLLTVEQGERGLQQSAALFQHVQNLPVLVEALGDLTGKLRAVIASTRPRRLPGSYMPVFTAGSGLGRALAATHGVPFFETTHQEGHIAAGEGSAGEVPTDHFLAVHLSGGTTDLLVVNRLSDGYDIVELGTSIDLHAGQFVDRVGVALGLPFPAGPHLEKLAQEASDVEVTLPSPVDGYNLSLAGPESAAMRLIAAGANPADVARAVERCIAKGLEKVLRKAVQEKGVKSLLIVGGVAANLYIRERLVRRLEHRAVGAKLYFALPRYSTDNAFGVARLGLSLLD comes from the coding sequence ATGTACGTGCTTGGTATCGACACCAGCAATTATACAACCTCGATCTGCCTGATCGACGAAGCGGGGCAGATCGTTCAAGAAGAGCGGAAACTCTTAACGGTAGAACAAGGGGAGCGAGGGTTGCAGCAATCGGCAGCCCTCTTCCAGCATGTTCAGAATCTTCCCGTCTTGGTCGAAGCGCTCGGAGATTTGACCGGAAAGCTACGTGCAGTGATCGCCTCGACCCGCCCACGCCGTCTGCCAGGTTCCTACATGCCGGTCTTCACCGCAGGCAGTGGCTTGGGCCGGGCGTTGGCGGCCACGCACGGGGTGCCTTTTTTCGAAACGACCCATCAGGAAGGACATATCGCAGCGGGTGAAGGAAGTGCGGGCGAGGTACCGACCGACCATTTTCTCGCCGTCCACCTTTCCGGCGGCACGACCGATCTGTTGGTAGTCAACAGGCTGTCCGACGGCTATGACATTGTAGAGCTGGGTACCAGCATCGACTTGCACGCTGGACAATTTGTTGACCGCGTCGGCGTTGCGTTGGGACTTCCGTTCCCGGCAGGTCCGCATCTTGAAAAATTGGCTCAGGAAGCGTCCGATGTAGAGGTGACATTGCCTTCTCCTGTCGATGGCTACAACCTCTCTTTAGCCGGCCCGGAAAGCGCGGCCATGCGTCTGATCGCAGCGGGTGCCAACCCGGCCGATGTGGCGCGGGCGGTAGAGCGTTGCATCGCGAAAGGATTGGAGAAAGTGCTGCGCAAAGCGGTGCAGGAAAAAGGGGTGAAGTCGCTGTTGATCGTCGGCGGCGTCGCGGCCAACCTTTACATTCGCGAGCGTCTCGTCCGCCGTCTGGAGCATCGCGCAGTCGGCGCGAAACTGTACTTTGCTTTACCGCGCTATTCGACCGATAACGCCTTTGGTGTGGCTCGCCTCGGTTTATCTCTATTGGACTAG
- the xseB gene encoding exodeoxyribonuclease VII small subunit, which produces MEKQEQEQTFEQALERLEAIVRAMEAGDLPLEKAIAEFQEGMQLARVCREKLDQAEQKIEMLVADAGGLTKKSFQTEE; this is translated from the coding sequence ATGGAGAAGCAGGAGCAAGAGCAAACATTTGAACAGGCGTTGGAGCGGCTGGAAGCGATCGTGCGCGCGATGGAAGCGGGCGATCTGCCGTTGGAAAAAGCGATCGCTGAGTTTCAGGAAGGCATGCAATTGGCTCGGGTCTGTCGTGAAAAGCTTGACCAAGCGGAGCAGAAGATCGAAATGCTGGTTGCAGATGCAGGTGGGCTGACCAAAAAATCTTTTCAAACAGAGGAATGA
- a CDS encoding polyprenyl synthetase family protein, with amino-acid sequence MSEKADLKHYLRTLSAQIEQAMDALVPAATQYPESLYDSMRYSLFAGGKRLRPVLTLATVEALGGDMAAAMPVAATLEMIHTYSLVHDDLPAMDDDDFRRGKPTNHKIYGEATAILAGDALLTQAFQVLGTMEAKGREAVLLRIVGELATAAGSIGMVAGQMADMENEGSKASEERLAFIHAHKTGALLTASVRIGALFADADEQQVQALTSYAQKIGLAFQIVDDILDVEGVAEKLGKAVGADAAQGKSTYPLLYGLEESREMVRRLTTEAHQALSGVALRTNRLQEIADWLINRDV; translated from the coding sequence ATGAGCGAAAAAGCGGATCTCAAACACTATCTTCGCACGTTGAGCGCGCAGATCGAGCAGGCGATGGACGCTTTGGTGCCTGCCGCGACACAATATCCAGAAAGTCTCTATGACTCGATGCGCTATTCGCTGTTTGCCGGGGGAAAAAGGCTGCGTCCGGTGCTGACCTTGGCGACGGTGGAGGCGCTCGGTGGCGATATGGCGGCAGCAATGCCTGTGGCTGCGACACTTGAGATGATCCATACCTACTCGCTGGTGCACGATGATCTGCCTGCGATGGACGATGACGATTTCCGCCGCGGCAAGCCGACCAATCACAAGATCTATGGTGAAGCGACGGCGATTTTGGCAGGCGATGCGCTGTTGACACAGGCGTTTCAGGTGCTTGGCACGATGGAGGCGAAGGGCCGAGAAGCGGTGCTGTTGCGCATCGTAGGCGAACTGGCGACGGCAGCTGGATCGATTGGCATGGTGGCAGGTCAGATGGCCGATATGGAAAATGAAGGGTCGAAAGCGAGCGAGGAACGTTTGGCTTTTATCCACGCCCACAAGACGGGAGCACTTTTGACCGCATCGGTGCGCATCGGTGCGTTGTTTGCCGACGCAGACGAACAGCAGGTGCAAGCGCTGACCTCCTATGCGCAAAAGATCGGACTCGCCTTTCAGATTGTCGATGACATTCTCGATGTGGAAGGCGTTGCGGAAAAGTTGGGCAAGGCGGTCGGCGCCGATGCGGCGCAAGGCAAGTCTACCTACCCGCTGCTCTACGGGTTGGAGGAATCCCGTGAGATGGTGCGCCGCTTGACGACAGAAGCGCACCAGGCGCTGTCAGGCGTTGCGCTTCGCACCAACCGTTTGCAAGAGATCGCAGATTGGCTGATCAACCGCGACGTGTAG
- a CDS encoding SpoIIIAH-like family protein, with protein sequence MAKRQTIWLSTMMVLSLMLIGFYTVNNNVEPVNTDPAPKADQKEKGEDKPTVAEGSDFFIKQHLDAQEKFSARVEELNKLIASGKDATAVEKAKKDLETMNNLDEKMESAIDLITAEGYPDAFIEAKDNNKFHVTVQAQELDKNKAVKIMGIVANEMSVSSSKISVAAHN encoded by the coding sequence ATGGCTAAGCGTCAAACGATCTGGTTGTCCACAATGATGGTGCTCTCCCTGATGCTGATCGGCTTCTACACGGTCAACAACAATGTAGAACCGGTCAACACCGACCCGGCGCCAAAGGCAGATCAGAAGGAGAAAGGGGAAGATAAACCCACCGTAGCGGAGGGTAGCGATTTCTTCATCAAACAGCACCTTGATGCGCAAGAGAAATTTTCTGCCCGTGTGGAGGAGCTGAACAAGCTGATTGCAAGCGGCAAAGATGCCACCGCCGTTGAGAAGGCTAAAAAAGACTTGGAGACGATGAATAACCTCGATGAAAAAATGGAGAGCGCGATCGACCTGATCACCGCGGAAGGCTACCCGGATGCATTTATCGAAGCGAAAGATAACAACAAATTCCACGTGACGGTGCAAGCGCAGGAGCTCGATAAAAACAAAGCGGTGAAGATCATGGGCATCGTGGCCAATGAGATGTCCGTATCCTCTAGCAAAATCTCTGTCGCAGCGCACAACTAA
- the spoIIIAG gene encoding stage III sporulation protein AG, producing the protein MEKDNVQTRMQNLMKNKKLLIALGALGVVLLLNPLTWFQSAPNNATIKGEQSVKAGQVINNTDRGDLGQYEQVYENRLTEILNMVMGVSDASVMVTIDSSEEVIYAENSQENRQTNNESDTKGGTRGVTQLDKSGQLVMTKESGQEQPVVVKTIKPRVRGVVVVARGAEQIKTEALIKEAVQRALEVPPHRISVLPKK; encoded by the coding sequence ATGGAAAAGGACAACGTGCAAACGCGGATGCAAAACTTGATGAAAAATAAAAAATTGCTGATCGCCTTGGGTGCTCTTGGCGTCGTGCTTCTGCTCAATCCCCTGACTTGGTTTCAGAGCGCACCAAATAACGCGACGATCAAAGGTGAACAAAGCGTCAAAGCGGGTCAGGTCATCAACAATACGGACAGAGGCGACCTCGGCCAATATGAACAGGTGTACGAAAATCGCCTGACCGAAATCCTCAACATGGTGATGGGAGTGAGCGATGCTTCGGTGATGGTGACGATCGACTCCAGCGAAGAGGTGATCTACGCGGAAAATTCGCAGGAGAACCGCCAGACCAACAATGAGTCCGACACCAAAGGCGGCACGCGCGGAGTGACTCAACTCGACAAGAGTGGGCAACTGGTGATGACCAAAGAGAGCGGTCAAGAACAGCCGGTGGTGGTCAAAACGATCAAGCCTCGCGTACGCGGTGTGGTGGTGGTCGCACGCGGTGCTGAACAGATCAAAACCGAAGCGTTGATCAAGGAAGCCGTCCAACGAGCGTTGGAGGTGCCTCCACATAGAATTTCTGTTTTGCCCAAGAAATAG
- a CDS encoding DUF2273 domain-containing protein, with amino-acid sequence MDKWLKLYDALTGNLKLLGTAIGVLLGLIFLIFGLIKTIFFVLFVIGGFYVGKKLEEREDWRDVIEKIMPDKSRD; translated from the coding sequence ATGGACAAATGGTTGAAGCTGTACGATGCGCTCACCGGTAATTTGAAGTTGTTGGGCACTGCCATCGGCGTGTTGCTTGGACTGATTTTCCTGATCTTTGGACTGATCAAGACCATCTTCTTTGTACTTTTCGTGATCGGCGGCTTTTATGTCGGAAAGAAGCTTGAAGAACGCGAAGACTGGCGCGATGTGATCGAGAAGATCATGCCCGATAAATCCCGGGACTAA